GGAATTGGCGAAGGCGCCGGTCTCCTTGGAATCCTCCCCGGTGAAGCGGATTTGCGCCAGCCGGGCGAAAGGGGGATATTTCAATTGATGCCGGAACTTTAGCTCTTCGTTGCAAAAGGCGTCATAATCGTTGGCGCAGGCCGTAGTGATGCAAAAATGCTCCGGGTTGTAGGTCTGGAGCACCACCCGGCCGGGCTTTTCGCCGCGGCCCGCCCTGCCCGCCACCTGGGCCAATAGCTGGAAGGTCCGCTCCCCGGCCCGGAAGTCCGGAAATCCCATGGAGAGGTCCGCGCACACCACGCCCACGAGGGTGATGTTGGGAAAGTCATGCCCTTTGGTGATCATCTGGGTGCCCACCACGATGTCCGTGGTTTTTTCTCGCAGGCCCTTCAAAACCGAGACCAGCCCGCCTTTTTTCGCGGCCGTGTCCCGGTCCAGCCGGCCTATGCTGGCTTGCGGAAACATGGACCGGAGGGAGTCTTCCACCTTTTCCGTGCCCATGCCCATCATCTTAAGTTTGCGGGAGCCGCACGAGGGGCAGCCTTTTGTTATGTCCTGGCAAAAGCCGCAGTAGTGGCACTGGAAGCAGCCGTCCTCCTGGTGATAGGTCAGGGACACGTCGCAATGAGCGCAGGTTATGGTTCCGCCGCACTCCAGGCAGACCGGAAAATTGGCGAACCCGCGGCGATTGAGGAAAAGCAGGGCCTGTTCGTTTTTCGCCAGGGTTTCAGTCAGATGATGTTTAAGCACGTCGGTCAAAAGGGAGCGATTTTGACCTGTGGTTGTGTTGCGGAGATCCACCAGGGTGACTTCCGGGAAAGGCCGCTCCGCCACCCGGTTTTTGATGCTGATCTTTTGGAATTTGCCGTTGGCGCAATTATGCCGCGAGGATATGGACGGCGTGGCCGATCCCAGCACGGTCACGGCTTTTTCCATGTGGCATCGCATGACCGCCAGGTCCCGGGCCTGATACCGCAAGCGGCTGTCCTGTTTGTAGGATTCGTCGTGCTCCTCGTCCACAATGACCAACCCGAGATTTTTCACCGGCGCGAAAATGGACGAACGCGCGCCTAAAGCGATGGGCGCCTGGCCCCGGACGATGCGCATCCACTGGTCCAGGCGTTCGCCGTCGGTCAGGCCCGAGTGGAGCACCGCCACTTTTTCGCCGAATCGGGCCAAAAAGCGCCTTTGCATCTGGGAAATCAAGGCGATCTCCGGCACCAGCACAATGACCGAAAGGCCTTGCTCCAGGGCTTTTTCCACGCACCGGAGATACACCTCGGTCTTGCCGCTGCCGGTCACGCCGTGGAGGAGGATGGATTTGTATCCCCGGCCCAGGGCTTGCGTGATTTCCTTGTATGCGACCTCCTGCTCGGAGGTGAGGGTGAAGCGGGTTTCGTCGGGCGGGATGGGCTCGCCGAAGGGATCGCGGTAGACCTCTTTTTCAAACACCTGGATTTCCCCGGCCTCCTCCATCTCCCAAATCCAACGGGGCGCGGACGGAACCTCCTTTTTCAGGGCCCGCATGGCCATTTCCCCGTCTTTGGGAAGAATTTCCAGGATCTTGTGCCGGGATTTCTGCCGGGCCGGGGCGTCGCTTTTATCTTTCAAGGCTTTTATATAGGTTTCGGTCTTGGAGCGGACCCGGCCCTTTTGCATGACCCGGTTGATCTCCACAAAGCCTTTACGCTGCATGGTCAAAATGGTGGAGACCGAAGCGCCTTTGCCCGCCTTTTTGACCAATTGATTCTGGGCAGTGGCGCCCGCAGTCAGCAAAATTTCCAGAAACCGCTGTTCCTTGGGGTTGGCCTGGCCGGCTTCCAGGGCTTTTTCCCCTTCAGGCAGGATTTGCACCATGGCCAGTTCCAGGTGGTTAACGCCGGAAGGCAGGGATTCCTTGATGGTCAGGCCCAGAGGATAGAGGTAATAATCGGCCAGCCACCGGAAAAGGGGAACCATGGCTTCGGGAAACAGGGGGAGCTCGTCCAGGATATCCAGGATGGACCGGGCTTTAAAGCCCTCGGGCTTGGGTGCAGGCCCCAGGATATAGCCCGTGACCCTGCGCCGCCCCATGGGGACCAGCACCCTCTTGCCGGGCTCGGCAAGGGGCGCCTGATCCTGGGGCAGCTTGTAGGTCAGGGTTTGCTCCAGAGGCGCGGCGACAGCCACCTCCAGATAGGCATCCTGAGGTTGGGAGGCGCCCCGTCTGACTCCCGGTTCCTTCACTTGGCGGTTGCGCCCGTGAATTCGCCGTCTTTATAAATGACCAGGGACTCGCCGGATTTCAGGTGCGCGGTGACGGTTTTCTTTTCCGTGTTCACCAGGTCCCAATGAAGGGCGGAGTCATTGAAGCCCAATTTCTTTTTCAGGTCGGCGTCCAGTTCCTTGGCGTCCCCGGAGTAGGTGTCGGCGTAGGAGGCTCCGATGGCCACGTGGCAGTTGCCGAACTTGCCGCCGTAGTTCTCGTCGAACAGGGTGTTGGCCATGAACTTGTCGATTTTGGAGAAGGTTCTGTCCGTCAGGGAGAATTCGCCCAAACGGCCCGCGCCTTTATCCATGGCCACTTGTTTTTTCACAAAATCCTCGCCCTGTTTGGCCGTAACCTTCACCACCTTGCCCTTGGAAAACTCCAGGCGGACGTCCTTGACGTAGTTTCCGCTCCGGAACGAGGGCTGATTGGCGAAATACACCCCTTCCGTTCCGCGCCAGTCCGGGGAGAGAAAAAGCTCGAAGCTGGGAATGTTATGGCCGGAAATGCCGATCCAGCGGCGTTTTTCGCCTGGATCGACCTTGAGGTCCGTATTGGCGGATTTTACCTGGTAATAATCCACATCCATCCCGTTAAGCCAGGCCTTGAGGCTGGTGGCGCGATTGAACAGCTTTTGCCATTCCTTGGCCGGGTCGTCGTGATCCAGCAGGCAGGCTTTGATCCACTGCTCGGTGTAGGCTTTCAGGGACAATTTGGCCTGCTTGGCCAGTTCCTGAGTCGGGACAATGCCCAAGGTCCAGCCGAAGGCGCCGTCCTGCTCCCGTTTGTCCAGGATGTCCCGGAACGGCTTGCGGGCCACGGCGGCCTTGCCCATTTTGGAGGAGTCTATGTGCGCCAGATGGGTGAGAGACTCCGGGGCAATCAGGCTGATGCTGCCGTTGATGTTCTGAAAAAGCTCCTCGTCTCCCGGTGGGATGAACACCAGTTGCTTGTTGCTGGAAAGCTCGTAGAATTGCCGTTCCATGGTCGGGGTGTAGCTCATCCGGAGAATGGGGTTCATGCCCTGCTCCAAAAGCATGGCCTGGAGGACTTCGGCGGTTTCCATGGCGGCCCGGTCGTACCTGACTAAAATGGAGTCGCCTTTTTTGTATTTATCCACCCTGGCCGTGGTCAATCCCCACCAGAAAACCTGCGCATATTTCTTCAACAACTCAAGGTCCATACTCGCCTCCGTAAACAACGCCTTTTGCAGGCCTGTGCAGCTATTTGAAGTTCGGACGAAAACGCCATTATCGCTATGGTTAACCCGCCTTCTTGACAGGGTATCAATAGTTACATACTATCTTCCAGCAACGCAAGACCGCAAGCAATTTCCATAGATTAAAAGGGAGAAACCCATGAGCGATAATACCGAGACCCTGCTTATCAACGCCAACATCGAAATTCCCGTAGAGGCTCTGAAAACCATTGTGGCCAAGGCCAAGGAGGCTGTAGGCGCCGACGCCAAGGGAATATACCGGGTGGATACGTCCGAAGCGGTGAACAAAATCATCACCAAGTTCCTGGCCGAAAGGGACTTCATGGACTTTGTTTCCGACCTGACCAACTACCAGGAAAAATCCTGATTATGGCATCCAATATCCAGTACGAAAAGGACCTGAACGAATCCCAGTACGAGGCGGTAACCACCCTGGAGGGGCCCATGCTGGTCATCGCAGGGGCGGGCAGCGGCAAAACCCGCACCCTGACCTATCGGGTGGCCCGTCTGGTGGACTCCGGGGCGCCGCCGGCCCGCATCCTGCTTTTGACCTTCACACGCAAAGCCTCGGAGGAAATGCTCCGAAGGGCGGGCGTGCTTTTGGGCATGGACTGCGACGACGTCGCAGGCGGCACGTTTCACTCTTTTTCGCACCAGATGCTTAGGCGCTACGCCTTTAAGCTGGGCTTTGACCCGGGATTCGTCATCCTGGACAGGCCGGACTGCGAAGCGCTCATCGACCGTCTGAAAAAGGAATTGGTTCCCAAAGGCGTGAGGAACTTCCCTCGTAAAGGGACGGTCGCGTCCATTTTCAGCCGAAGCGCCAACACGGGCATGAGCGTGGAAAAAATCCTGTTTTCCGAATACAACCACTTCATTCCCCACAAAGACATCCTGGACGAGATGTACACCCAGTACGCCATGACCAAGTCCCAGGAAAACCTGATGGACTTTGACGACCTGTTGCTGCATATGCGCATTATGCTGGCCACGGAGCCGGAAATCCGGGACGTCATATCCAAAAAATACGATTACATCATGGTGGATGAGTACCAGGACACCAATCTGATTCAGGCGGACATCCTCAGATACCTGGGCGAGGGCCACCAGAACGTCATGGTGGTTGGGGACGACTGCCAAAGCATATACGGATTCCGGGGCGCCAACTTTGAAAACATCATGCGCTTTCCAGACGTGTTTCCGGGCACAAAAATCATCCGGCTTGAGGAGAATTACAGGTCCTACCAGCCCGTACTGGACGTGACCAACAAGATCGTCAAGCAGGCGACCAGAAAATACAGCAAGACCCTGTTCACCAATCTCCAGGGTGGGGCCGCGCCCGTCCTGGTAAGTACACGGGATGAGAATTCCCAGTCCCATTTCGTGGTGGACGAAATCAAGAGGCTGCAAAGCCAGGAGATTCCCTTGCGGGAGATCGCCGTCCTGTTCCGGGCGGGGTATCAGTCCTTTGACCTGGAAGTGGAGCTGACCCGGGCGGGAATCAAATTCGTCAAATACGGGGGATTCAAGTTCATGGAATCCGCCCATATCAAGGACGCGCTGGTGCATTTGCGGATCGCCGCCTTTCCCACGGACAAGCTGAGCTGGCATCGCGCCCTTTTGCTGTTGAATAAAGTGGGCGCTAAAACCGCCCAGACCTTGTCGGATAAAATCTGCTCCGGCCCGGGCCTGGCCGCCGTCAAGCCTGCGCCTTCATACAAATCCGGGTTTAATGCTTTGCGGGATTTGATCAAGGATATTTCCCGGCCCGGACAAAAGGTGGCGGACGTCGGCAAGAAGGTTTTGGAGTACTACCGTCCCTATTTGGAGAGCAACTTTGACAACTGGCCCAAACGCCAAAAGGATCTGGACCAGCTTGTCTCCATGATGGAGCGTTACGGCGCCGATCTTGCCAAGTTTATTCACGACGTCACCCTGGAGCCTCCCACCAGCACAGTGGAAGACGTCCTGGCTGTGGGCGAAGCCCCGCCGGACCGCATGGTCCTTTCCACCATCCATTCGGCCAAGGGCCTGGAATGGGAGGCGGTGTTCGTCATATGGACCTTGGACGGCCGGTTTCCTTCGCGCCAGGCCGTGGCCAAAGAGGGCGAAAGCCTGGAAGAGGAGCTTCGCCTGATGTACGTGGCGGCCACCAGGGCGAAAAAGGAGCTGTTTTTCGTGCATCCCACGGATGTTTTCGACGCGGCGTCCATGACCTATTTGTATCGCCCCTCCCGGTTTTTGGAACGGCTTCCAAGAACGGTGTTGAGGAGGGAGTCGTACTAACCCCTTATCAAAATTACGATCATCCGGAGGAACCATGCGCAATTTTTCAAAAAAATCCCGCATGACCACAGTTGTGATTTTGACGTTCATTTGTACGGCCGGATTCCTGGTAAGCGTATGTTTTGCGGAGGACGTCAAGGGCGGCCTTGGCCTGGACGCCGATGTTGTGGTGGGCGGCAGCGGTTCCGCGTTGGGCGCATTCAGCCTTTTGGCGGAAGCCTATATGGCCGAGCATCCCGGAGTTTCCGTCAAGGTTTTGCCAAGCCTGGGCAGCGGCGGGGGAATTAAGGCTTTGGCCAAAAAACGCATCGACTTCAGCCTGAGCGTGCGGCCTTTAAAGGACAAGGAAAAGGCGCAGGGGCTCTGGCAAAAGATCTACGCCAGGGCGCCCTTTGTTTTTGCAACCACTGCGGCTTCCTCCGGCGAAAGTATTACGTACCAGCAACTGGAGGGAATTTATTCGGGCGACATCCAGTCCTGGCCGGACGGCGGCCCGATCCACCTGATTGTGCGCCCCGCTCAGGAGTCTGACACACTATACATCAAATCCATGACTCCTGAACTGGATAAAGCAGTAGACAAGGCCCTTGCCCGTCGTGGTATGATGTTCGCCGTAACGGATCAGGATACCGCAGACTTGCTGGAATCCAATAAAGGGGCGCTCGCCTCCTTGTCCTTGGGGCAAATCATGGCCGAGAAAAGAGCGGTGAATATTCTTTCCCTGGAAGGCGCTCCGCCCCTGATAGACGGCAAGGTCAATCCCGAATATCCTTATTTCAAAACCTATTACATGATATTCAGGCCCGGCATGAGTCCTGCGGCCCGGCAATTTGCAGACTTTGTTTTTTCCGACAGGGGAGTAAAAATTCTGGAGGACACGGGCCACCTAAGGCCTTAGCAACCTATTGAGAGGCCTATGTCTGATCGCATCAGCGCTATCACAACACTTATCGCCGCCATCATATCCGGCGTGATCGCGCTGGGAACCCCCCTTGTGTATTTCGCCACCGCTTACCAGCACGAAAAAGCCGTTGTCAGCACTGCCGCTGAAATCACCACGCGCATGGTCAGCAACTTCGCCGCCCAGTATCCGGGGCTTTGGCCTTTTATGGAGTACCGGATAGAGGAGGTTCTATACCGCAGCGGCGGCGACGTGCCGGAAGGCGTGTCCAAACAGATTCTGGATAAAGACAACAACGTGGTGCTGGACATTCCCCATGAAGCGCCTTTTCCCGCCATCACCCTGGAAAAGCGTTTCTGGATATCCGGCCAGCCAGTGGGCGCGGTGGTCCTAAAACGCTCTTACCGGGGATTGTTGAAAAAAACGGCCGTTGCCGTATTGGTTGGGCTGTTGGCCGGGCTCATGAGCTTTTTGGCCCTGCGCCGCCTGCCCATAAGCGCCCTGAACAAAGCCCTGGCCGATCTTTACGAAGAAAAGGAAAAAACCAGCGCCATATTAAAAGGGATCGGAGACGCGGTCATCACCATTGATAGAGACCTCTGCGTGCTCACGGCCAACATGAGAGCGGAGATCGTCCTTGGCGCCGCCCAGGAGGTTTTGGCCGGAAAATCCATGGAAAGCCTTTTTTCCGCCGACGCGTTCGAACATGCGGAACTGCTGCCCTCTTTTTTCAGGCGGGTCACTGCCCAGGGCGAAATTCTTGTTTTTCCCAACGACATTATTCGGAAGCAGGGAGGAAGGGAATTTTTCAGCCTGAGCGGCGCCCCCATACGGGATAAACGCGGGGTGATTACGGGCGGCGTTTTTGTGATTCGGGACGTCACGCAGCATCATCAGTTCCAGGAGGAGCAGCTTAAGCTGCAGCAGATGGAGTCTCTTGGAGTACTTGCCGGAGGCATAGCCCACGACTTCAACAATCTGCTTTCCCTGATCCTTGGCAATGCGGAGCTGGTGGCTGTAGACATGGCCCCGGACGACCCTAATAAGAAAATGCTTTTAAATGCGTGCGAATCCATTGAACACGCCCGCAGCCTGACCGGACGGCTTCTGACCTTTTCCTCCGGCGGCGCGCCTTTGCAGGAGGAAATCAATATTTCCCAGCTTATAAAGCAGCGGGCCGACTCTCTTTTGGCGGGCTCCAACATTCGGGTGCATTACAACATGCTGCCCAGCATCTTTCCCGTTTCTGCAGACGTTGTGCAGATGGGACAGGTCGTCCAGAACATTGTATTAAACGCTAAGGAAGCTATGCCAGATGGGGGGGATCTGAAAATTTCCGCCGAAAATGTGATCCTGGAGGAAAACAACCTTCTTACCCTGCCGCCCGGCGCTTACGTCCGAATTTCCTTTTCCGACACAGGTCCGGGCATCTCCCTCGAAAACCGATCCCGCATTTTCGAGCCGTATTTTTCCACCAAAACCCGAGGAACCCAAAAAGGAATGGGCCTGGGCCTTGCCACGTGCCTGTCCATCATAAAAAAGCACGGAGGCGCCCTCAGCGTGGAGTCCAACCCGGAAAAGGGCGCTGTTTTTCACGTGATTCTTCCCGCCATTTAAAGCTCCCTTGCATTGCTCGCCCGATTGATTTAAATAAACGGCAATACGCATGTAAAACGTAAATAATCCGCAACGCCTTGGAAAGCCCATGCCCAATAATCGATTCGACTCCGTATTCGGCGAGGAATGCCTCCGGGTCTATTCCAGCAACAGCCTGCAAACTCTGGCCGCCCAACTGGCGAAGTTGCTGGTCAAAGATCCTTTGCCGCCTTTGGAGCAGGAAATCGTTTTGACCCAAAATCCGGTGATGGGCCGATGGCTTTACCTGGAAATGGCGAAAATCAACGGCGCATGCGCAAACCTCCGGGTTACGCTGCCCAATGCGTACATGCACGAACTGTTCGCCAGCGTAATTCCTCCCATGGAAAACGAGGAGCAGTCCCCATTCTCCCCCTGGGCCATGACATGGCGGATCATGGACGCTTTGGCCCGGTTTATGGAAGAACCGCCGTTTACGGAAATCCAACGCTATCTGCAGGACGACCCGGACGGCCGCAAGCAGTTCGGCCTGAGCAGACGCATCGCCGGAGTGTTTGACGGGTATATGCTGTTTCGGCCGGAAATGATTTTGAACTGGGACCACGGCAAGGGCGGGCATTGGCAGGCCATTTTGTGGCGGGAAATCAGCCAGGGTTTTAACAACCGGCACCGGCCTGGCCTGCGTACGGATTTTTTCAAGGCGCTCAGGTCCGGCAAATCCCGTCCAGGCGTCCTGCCCAAAAGAATTTCGCTTTTCGGCGTTTGGGGCATGCCCCCTTTCCACCTGGACGTTTTCTCCGGCGTGGGGCGTATGCTGCCCGTGTATCTTTTTCACGTAAATCCCTGCAAGGAATACTGGGCTCACGCCTTTTCGGACAAGCAAATCACCCGGATTACCACCCGGAGCCCGTTCACCCGTCCCGAAGAATTGTACCTGGAAAAAGGCAACGCCCTGTTGGCGTCCCTGGGCGGAGTGGGTCGGGATTTTCTGGGCTTGGTCGCCGGGCTGGATTGCCATCCCCAGGAACTGTACGAGTCTCCGGACCACACGTCCCTATTGGGCATGATCCAGGGGGAGATTCTGGAATTCAAGGAAGAGGATGGACGGAAAACGCAGGAAAAGGCGCGGCCGCTTCCTGGAGACCGCTCCCTGGCGATCCATAACTGCCACAGCCCCATGCGGGAAATGGAAGTCTTGTACGATCATATCCTAAAGTATTTGGACGAAGACCCGGACCTGGACCCGCAGGACATCATGGTCATGGCGCCGGATATGGACAAATTCGCGCCCTATGTGGAAGCGGTTTTCGCCTCGCCCGGCCCAGGGGGAATTCGCCTGCCTTATTGCATCGCTCACAAGGAAGTCCGCACGGTCAGCCCCAGCGTGAACGCTTTTCTGGAAATCTTTGACCTTTGCCAAAGCCGGTTTGAGGCGGCGGCCGTCTTGGATCTGGCCGGTCTCCCCGCCGTGGCGGAGAAGTTCGGCTTTTCGGAGCAGGATCTGGAAACCCTGGCCCGGTGGATCGCCAAGACCAGGGTGCGATGGGGCGCCAACGCAGACAGCCGCAAGGCTCTGGGCCTGCCCGCCACCGGGGATAACACCTGGGAAAGCGGCCTGGACCGCCTGATGCTTGGCTACGCCATGTCGGGCCTGGACGAAGAGTTTTTTCAGAACATCAGCCCCTTTGGGGATCTGGCTATGGAAGACGCCCCTTTATTGGGACGGTTTGCAGAGTTTACCGAAGCCCTGTTTCAACTCTCCCGAAAACTGGAAAAAAGCCACGAAATCCAGGAATGGGTGAAAATCCTGGAAGGCGTCGTTCAGGAATTTTTAAGCCCCGACGCGGAAGACCTGCACCTGTTGCAAATCGCCTTGTCCAAGACCGCCAAGGCCCAATCCGAACAGGGATATGATCGGGAGGTTGCCGCGGCCGTGGTCAAGGCGGCGGTCGCCGGGCTGCTGGAGCAAAGTTCGCCCAGCGGCAGCATTTTAAGGCGGGGCGTTAACTTTTGCTCCATCGCCCAGGGGGCTGGAATTCCCGCCAAGGTCATCTGTCTGGTGGGCATGGACGACGGGGCTTTTCCCAGGCAGGACGGAGGCATGGGCTTCGACTATATGGCCCGGTCGCCCAAACGCGGGGATCGGTCTCCCCGGGGAGATGACCGGTTTTCCTTTTTGCAGGCGATCATTAACGCACAAAGCAGGCTGCATATTTCGTTTACCGGCCAGGGGATTCAGGACAACGCGGCCTTGTGCCCCTCCCCTTTGGTGAGCGAATTGATCGACTACGTGGAGGCGGGATTCGACCTTTCCGGCTCCGGGCCGCTTGTGGTCGTCCACAAGTTACAGCCTTTTTCTCCGGATTATTTTTCGGGCCAATGCCCCGGTCTTTTCAGCTTCTCCAGACAATATAGCCAGGCGGCGGACATTTTGCAGCGCGGGGAAAAGCAATCCCGGCAATTTTTCTCCCAACCCCTGGAAGAGCCCGAAGCCCAGGATAAGAGTATTTCTCTGGAGGCTTTGTGCGCTTTCTTTCGCATGCCGTCGAAGTCTATTCTCAGGGACAGGGTGGGCGTCTTTCTGGACGCATACACGGAAGCCATGGACAGCGCCGAGGCTTTCAGCCTGGGCGGCCTGGAAAGGCACGTCCTGGCCGGAAAAATGGTTGAAAAGCGGGTTCAAGGGCGATCCTCCCTGGACTTGTACGCCCTGGCCAAGGCGCAGGGGGAGCTGCCCCACGGCAATGTAGGGGCCTTTGCCTTCAACCAACTGGAAAACCAAATAAGCCCATTCGCCCGTAAAGCGGAAGCAATGCTGAGCGAGGCGAACCAGCGATTGGACGCCGACGTCATGGCGGGCGAATGGAAAATCCACGGCAGGCTGTTCCCTCTGGGCCTGAAAGGGCTCATCCTGTACCGCACGGCCTCGGCCAAGGCGTTTGACCGGCTTAACGCCTGGATACGGCATCTTTTTTTGTGCGCGGTCAGGCCGGGCTTTGAAAACACAAGCCTGTTTGCGGGAACGGACGCTATCTATTACTACGACAATGTGAAGCAAAACGCGGCGGTAACCCGGCTGGCGGCCCTGGCGGGAGTCTATGACAAAGGCATGGAGTTTCCGGCGCCGTTCTTTCCCGAAACCTCTTTCGCCTACGCCCAAAGCATGTTCAAGACCGACGACGTGGGCCAGGCAATGAAGGCGGCCAGGAATAAATGGGGGCCGGACTTTTTCGGCCGGGGAGAGGCCTTGGACTCGTATGCCGCGCTTTGTTTTGAAGGATGCGATCCCCTATCCCGGGAATTCCGGGACCTGGCCGTTGAAATATATGCGCCCATGCTGGAATGCGAACGGAAAGGAGGGCGATGATGACGAAATCGCGTGAAGTTCAATTCGCCCCCCTGGAAGGCGTGAACCTGATCGAAGCCTCGGCCGGTACGGGCAAGACCTACACCCTCACAAGCCTCTATATCCGGCTGCTTATTGAAAAAGGCCTGCTGGTGGATCAAATCCTTGTGGTGACCTTTACCGTGGCCGCCACCCAGGAATTGAAGGACCGCATACGCAATCGTTTGAAAATCGCCAGGGACGCCTTTGACGGCAAGGAGGTTGACGACGACCTTGTTCAAGCCGTGGTGAAAAAGCACAACAATCCCCAAAGCAGGCTTCGGGTGGAGGACGCCATCCGTCGTTTTGACGAGGCGGCGGTGTTCACCATCCATGGTTTCTGCCAGCGGGTTTTGGGGGAGAACGCCTTTGAATCCGGGGCTTCCTTTGATGCGGACTTAGTTACGGACAACCAGGATTTTTTGG
This Desulfatibacillum aliphaticivorans DSM 15576 DNA region includes the following protein-coding sequences:
- a CDS encoding two-component system sensor histidine kinase NtrB encodes the protein MSDRISAITTLIAAIISGVIALGTPLVYFATAYQHEKAVVSTAAEITTRMVSNFAAQYPGLWPFMEYRIEEVLYRSGGDVPEGVSKQILDKDNNVVLDIPHEAPFPAITLEKRFWISGQPVGAVVLKRSYRGLLKKTAVAVLVGLLAGLMSFLALRRLPISALNKALADLYEEKEKTSAILKGIGDAVITIDRDLCVLTANMRAEIVLGAAQEVLAGKSMESLFSADAFEHAELLPSFFRRVTAQGEILVFPNDIIRKQGGREFFSLSGAPIRDKRGVITGGVFVIRDVTQHHQFQEEQLKLQQMESLGVLAGGIAHDFNNLLSLILGNAELVAVDMAPDDPNKKMLLNACESIEHARSLTGRLLTFSSGGAPLQEEINISQLIKQRADSLLAGSNIRVHYNMLPSIFPVSADVVQMGQVVQNIVLNAKEAMPDGGDLKISAENVILEENNLLTLPPGAYVRISFSDTGPGISLENRSRIFEPYFSTKTRGTQKGMGLGLATCLSIIKKHGGALSVESNPEKGAVFHVILPAI
- a CDS encoding substrate-binding domain-containing protein, whose protein sequence is MRNFSKKSRMTTVVILTFICTAGFLVSVCFAEDVKGGLGLDADVVVGGSGSALGAFSLLAEAYMAEHPGVSVKVLPSLGSGGGIKALAKKRIDFSLSVRPLKDKEKAQGLWQKIYARAPFVFATTAASSGESITYQQLEGIYSGDIQSWPDGGPIHLIVRPAQESDTLYIKSMTPELDKAVDKALARRGMMFAVTDQDTADLLESNKGALASLSLGQIMAEKRAVNILSLEGAPPLIDGKVNPEYPYFKTYYMIFRPGMSPAARQFADFVFSDRGVKILEDTGHLRP
- a CDS encoding aminopeptidase, with the protein product MDLELLKKYAQVFWWGLTTARVDKYKKGDSILVRYDRAAMETAEVLQAMLLEQGMNPILRMSYTPTMERQFYELSSNKQLVFIPPGDEELFQNINGSISLIAPESLTHLAHIDSSKMGKAAVARKPFRDILDKREQDGAFGWTLGIVPTQELAKQAKLSLKAYTEQWIKACLLDHDDPAKEWQKLFNRATSLKAWLNGMDVDYYQVKSANTDLKVDPGEKRRWIGISGHNIPSFELFLSPDWRGTEGVYFANQPSFRSGNYVKDVRLEFSKGKVVKVTAKQGEDFVKKQVAMDKGAGRLGEFSLTDRTFSKIDKFMANTLFDENYGGKFGNCHVAIGASYADTYSGDAKELDADLKKKLGFNDSALHWDLVNTEKKTVTAHLKSGESLVIYKDGEFTGATAK
- a CDS encoding ATP-dependent helicase yields the protein MASNIQYEKDLNESQYEAVTTLEGPMLVIAGAGSGKTRTLTYRVARLVDSGAPPARILLLTFTRKASEEMLRRAGVLLGMDCDDVAGGTFHSFSHQMLRRYAFKLGFDPGFVILDRPDCEALIDRLKKELVPKGVRNFPRKGTVASIFSRSANTGMSVEKILFSEYNHFIPHKDILDEMYTQYAMTKSQENLMDFDDLLLHMRIMLATEPEIRDVISKKYDYIMVDEYQDTNLIQADILRYLGEGHQNVMVVGDDCQSIYGFRGANFENIMRFPDVFPGTKIIRLEENYRSYQPVLDVTNKIVKQATRKYSKTLFTNLQGGAAPVLVSTRDENSQSHFVVDEIKRLQSQEIPLREIAVLFRAGYQSFDLEVELTRAGIKFVKYGGFKFMESAHIKDALVHLRIAAFPTDKLSWHRALLLLNKVGAKTAQTLSDKICSGPGLAAVKPAPSYKSGFNALRDLIKDISRPGQKVADVGKKVLEYYRPYLESNFDNWPKRQKDLDQLVSMMERYGADLAKFIHDVTLEPPTSTVEDVLAVGEAPPDRMVLSTIHSAKGLEWEAVFVIWTLDGRFPSRQAVAKEGESLEEELRLMYVAATRAKKELFFVHPTDVFDAASMTYLYRPSRFLERLPRTVLRRESY
- the priA gene encoding replication restart helicase PriA; protein product: MKEPGVRRGASQPQDAYLEVAVAAPLEQTLTYKLPQDQAPLAEPGKRVLVPMGRRRVTGYILGPAPKPEGFKARSILDILDELPLFPEAMVPLFRWLADYYLYPLGLTIKESLPSGVNHLELAMVQILPEGEKALEAGQANPKEQRFLEILLTAGATAQNQLVKKAGKGASVSTILTMQRKGFVEINRVMQKGRVRSKTETYIKALKDKSDAPARQKSRHKILEILPKDGEMAMRALKKEVPSAPRWIWEMEEAGEIQVFEKEVYRDPFGEPIPPDETRFTLTSEQEVAYKEITQALGRGYKSILLHGVTGSGKTEVYLRCVEKALEQGLSVIVLVPEIALISQMQRRFLARFGEKVAVLHSGLTDGERLDQWMRIVRGQAPIALGARSSIFAPVKNLGLVIVDEEHDESYKQDSRLRYQARDLAVMRCHMEKAVTVLGSATPSISSRHNCANGKFQKISIKNRVAERPFPEVTLVDLRNTTTGQNRSLLTDVLKHHLTETLAKNEQALLFLNRRGFANFPVCLECGGTITCAHCDVSLTYHQEDGCFQCHYCGFCQDITKGCPSCGSRKLKMMGMGTEKVEDSLRSMFPQASIGRLDRDTAAKKGGLVSVLKGLREKTTDIVVGTQMITKGHDFPNITLVGVVCADLSMGFPDFRAGERTFQLLAQVAGRAGRGEKPGRVVLQTYNPEHFCITTACANDYDAFCNEELKFRHQLKYPPFARLAQIRFTGEDSKETGAFANSIGEECRKLLWAEKAFKNSVQVLGPIPSPIARIARMHRWQMLLKGLDHKAFRAYLRQVNRIIQSKAGAKGPTAVIDVDPVNML